In Aquiflexum balticum DSM 16537, a single genomic region encodes these proteins:
- a CDS encoding DUF7507 domain-containing protein, with amino-acid sequence MKKTFTCFANLALLLVLNFLAIPNEANAQNQPNLLDLRTCGNSCSSNNFTIKEVYLSDANGVPLSSSFATCTPGVQQTSFISFVYRSNSGSNSSNTRLFADLTVGGIPEFFNIWIGDLPAAKNADRVVTLNHSFTWTCGAEVRLDNPLLAWTTSGSGDFSSSYECNSYPSAQCQFGADIVVDAPLAVQFDFTACTVEGTTTVNFISTTNGGSQPYQYNWNFGNNASPTTSNLPNPIVTYTSAGSATLIVTDTKGVSNTFVKAVTIPNELIVNSTTAQPTPGNNDGSILLNTTGGTGNISVSWNDGTTGLERTGLAAGTYIATVTDAFNCQKSVTINLTSPEPNISLVKSGVYEDTNGDGLQNAGDRINYTFLVTNTGNFPLSNVLVSDPLIILTGNTFPLPVGESNNVAFSGTYTLTQLDIENGFFTNSASVIADAGNVKVNATDSHTENFTQLPSLIVEKNQIGGPNPVTAAGQELTYQITVENTGNVNISNVVTTDFLPGSSSGIVLNVVNGDNQNPGILDVGEIWVYSIDYNVEQNVFDTGDNLVNVVNVNSTQVPGPTVASAITPTVLSPALSIAKSVTETTFAAPGDELNYTITVSNTGNTTLENISVADPLTGLNTNIAVLAPGASQDINTVYAVDQDDIDAGSVSNTATASVNDISVNDEVTVTATQSPALSIAKAVTETTFAAPGDELNYTITVSNTGNTTLENISVADPLTGLNTTITVLAPGASQDINTVYAVDQDDIDAGSVSNTATASVGDISVNDEVTVTATQSPALSIAKAVTETTFAAPGDELNYTITVSNTGNTTLENISVADPLTGLNTSITVLAPGASQDINTTYTVDQDDIDAGSVSNMATASVGDISVNDEVTVTATQSPALSIAKAVTETTFAAPGDELNYTITVSNTGNTTLENISVVDPLTGLNTNITVLAPGASQDINTVYAVDQDDIDAGSVSNMATASVGDISVNDEVTVTATQSPALAISKSVAESSFAAPGDELNYTITVSNTGNTTLENIAVADPLTGLNTSITVLAPGASQDINTSYAVDQDDIDAGSVSNTATASVNDISVSDEVTVTATQSPALSISKAVTETTFAAPGDELNYTITVSNTGNTTLENISVADPLTGLNTTIAVLAPGASQDINTVYAVDQDDIDAGSVSNTATASVADISVNDEVTVSATQSPALSISKAVTETTFAAPGDELNYTITVSNTGNTTLENISVVDPLTGLNTNITVLAPGASQDINTVYAVDQDDIDSGSVSNTATASVGDISVNDEVTVNATQSPALAIAKAVTETTFAAPGDELNYTITVSNTGNTTLENISVADPLTGLNTTITVLAPGASQDINTTYAVDQDDIDAGSVSNTATASVDDISVSDEVTVSATQSPALSIAKSVTETTFAAPGDELNYTITVSNTGNTTLENISVADPLTGLNTTITVLAPGASQDINTTYAVDQDDIDAGSVSNTATASVGDLSVNDEVTVTATQSPALSIAKAVTETTFAAPGDELNYTITVSNTGNTTLENISVVDPLTGLNTTITVLAPGASQDINTVYAVDQDDIDAGSVSNTATASVNDISVNDEVTVTATQSPALSIAKAVTETTFAAPGDELNYTITVSNTGNTTLENISVVDPLTGLNTTITVLAPAASQDINTVYAVDQDDIDAGSVSNTATAAVNDLSVSDEVTVTGTQSPALAISKSVAESSFAAPGDELNYTITVSNTGNTTLENISVVDPLTGLNTSITVLAPSASQDINTVYAVDQDDIDAGSVSNIATASVGDISVNDEVTVNATQSPALSISKAVTESTFAAPGDELNYTITVSNTGNTTLENISVADPLTGLNTTITVLAPGASQDINTVYTVDQDDIDAGSVSNTATASVNDISVSDEVTVTATQSPALSISKAVTETTFAAPGDELNYTITVSNTGNTTLENISVVDPLTGLNTTITVLAPGASQDINTTYTVDQDDIDAGSVSNTATASVNDISVNDEVTVNATQSPALSISKAVTETTFAAPGDELNYTITVSNTGNTTLENISVVDPLTGLNTTITVLAPGASQDINTTYTVDQDDIDAGSVSNTATASVNDISVNDEVTVTATQSPALSIAKAVTETTFAAPGDELNYTITVSNTGNTTLENISVVDPLTGLNTTITVLAPGASQDINTTYAVDQDDIDAGSVSNTATASVNDISVNDEVTVTATQSPALAISKAVTETTFAAPGDELNYTITVSNTGNTTLENISVVDPLTGLNTTITVLAPGASQDINTTYTVDQDDIDAGSVSNTATASVNDISVNDEVTVNATQSPALAISKAVTETTFAAPGDELNYTITVSNTGNTTLENISVVDPLTGLNTTITVLAPGASQDINTTYTVDQDDIDAGSVSNTATASVNDISVNDEVTVNATQSPALSIAKAVTETTFAAPGDELNYTITVSNTGNTTLENISVVDPLTGLNTTISVQAPGASQDINTS; translated from the coding sequence ATGAAAAAAACATTTACTTGCTTCGCCAATTTGGCTTTACTTTTAGTATTGAATTTTTTAGCAATACCAAATGAGGCCAATGCCCAGAATCAACCTAATTTACTGGATTTAAGGACCTGTGGAAACTCATGCTCCTCAAATAACTTCACCATTAAGGAAGTTTACCTGAGTGATGCAAATGGAGTCCCTTTATCTAGCAGCTTTGCAACATGTACACCGGGAGTGCAGCAGACTTCTTTTATCTCGTTTGTTTACCGTTCAAATTCCGGGTCGAATTCCAGTAATACCCGCCTTTTTGCTGACTTGACTGTAGGGGGTATACCAGAATTTTTCAATATATGGATTGGGGACCTTCCCGCTGCGAAGAATGCAGACAGGGTTGTAACACTTAATCATTCCTTCACTTGGACTTGTGGGGCTGAGGTAAGGCTTGACAATCCTCTTTTGGCATGGACAACCAGCGGCTCCGGCGACTTTTCCTCAAGTTATGAGTGCAACAGCTATCCAAGTGCCCAATGCCAATTTGGAGCAGATATTGTGGTGGATGCCCCCTTGGCAGTTCAATTTGATTTTACTGCATGTACGGTGGAAGGTACTACCACCGTTAACTTTATTTCAACTACTAATGGAGGAAGTCAGCCATACCAATACAATTGGAATTTTGGAAATAACGCCAGTCCTACTACTTCAAATTTACCAAATCCGATTGTAACTTATACTTCTGCTGGATCAGCTACTTTAATTGTAACAGATACAAAAGGGGTTTCAAATACATTCGTAAAGGCTGTCACAATACCAAATGAATTAATTGTCAACTCCACTACTGCTCAGCCTACTCCAGGTAACAACGATGGCTCTATACTTTTGAATACTACAGGTGGAACAGGCAATATTTCAGTTTCTTGGAATGATGGAACCACAGGATTGGAAAGGACTGGATTGGCGGCAGGAACATATATTGCTACAGTCACCGATGCTTTCAATTGCCAAAAATCAGTTACTATAAACCTCACAAGTCCTGAGCCAAATATCAGTCTTGTTAAATCAGGGGTTTATGAGGATACCAATGGCGATGGCCTCCAAAATGCAGGTGACAGAATCAATTATACTTTTTTAGTGACCAATACAGGGAATTTTCCTTTAAGCAATGTATTGGTTTCTGATCCTTTGATCATTTTGACCGGCAATACTTTTCCACTTCCTGTGGGAGAATCAAATAATGTTGCTTTTTCCGGTACTTATACTTTAACACAACTTGATATTGAGAATGGATTTTTTACAAATTCTGCGTCGGTTATAGCAGATGCTGGAAATGTTAAAGTCAATGCTACCGACAGCCACACTGAAAACTTTACCCAACTACCAAGCCTAATTGTTGAAAAAAACCAAATCGGGGGACCGAATCCTGTCACTGCAGCTGGTCAAGAATTAACTTATCAAATTACAGTAGAAAATACAGGCAATGTCAATATTTCAAATGTTGTGACTACTGATTTTTTACCGGGAAGTTCATCCGGAATTGTTTTAAATGTCGTCAATGGCGATAATCAAAATCCGGGCATTTTGGATGTGGGTGAAATTTGGGTTTATTCTATAGATTATAATGTAGAACAAAATGTGTTTGATACTGGGGACAATTTGGTCAATGTTGTAAATGTAAACTCAACACAGGTTCCTGGCCCAACAGTAGCTTCTGCCATAACTCCCACAGTACTTTCCCCTGCACTTTCCATTGCTAAGTCAGTGACCGAAACAACCTTTGCCGCTCCGGGTGATGAACTGAACTATACCATCACGGTATCCAATACAGGAAATACCACTCTGGAGAACATCTCCGTGGCCGATCCTTTGACAGGATTAAACACGAATATTGCGGTTCTTGCTCCTGGGGCATCTCAGGACATCAATACTGTCTATGCAGTCGATCAGGATGATATCGATGCGGGTTCCGTTTCCAATACTGCCACTGCTTCGGTAAATGACATCTCTGTAAATGATGAAGTAACCGTGACCGCTACCCAGTCTCCTGCACTTTCCATTGCAAAGGCGGTAACTGAAACCACCTTTGCTGCTCCGGGTGATGAACTCAATTACACCATAACGGTATCCAATACAGGAAACACTACACTTGAGAATATCTCCGTGGCCGATCCTTTGACAGGACTGAACACCACCATCACCGTTCTTGCTCCGGGTGCTTCACAGGATATCAACACTGTCTATGCAGTCGATCAGGATGATATCGATGCGGGTTCCGTTTCCAATACGGCTACGGCTTCTGTTGGGGATATCTCGGTAAATGATGAGGTAACGGTAACCGCTACCCAGTCTCCTGCACTTTCCATTGCCAAGGCAGTGACCGAAACCACCTTTGCCGCTCCGGGTGATGAACTGAACTATACCATCACGGTATCCAATACAGGAAATACCACTTTGGAGAACATCTCAGTTGCCGATCCTTTGACAGGACTGAACACAAGCATCACCGTTCTTGCCCCGGGTGCTTCACAGGATATCAATACAACTTATACAGTTGATCAGGATGATATCGATGCAGGTTCTGTGTCGAACATGGCTACGGCTTCTGTTGGAGATATATCGGTAAATGATGAGGTAACCGTAACGGCTACCCAATCTCCTGCCCTTTCAATTGCCAAGGCGGTAACTGAAACAACCTTTGCCGCTCCGGGGGATGAACTGAACTATACCATTACGGTTTCCAATACAGGAAATACCACTCTTGAAAATATCTCGGTTGTGGATCCTTTGACGGGACTGAATACAAACATCACTGTTCTCGCTCCGGGTGCATCCCAGGACATCAACACTGTCTATGCAGTAGATCAGGATGATATCGATGCAGGTTCTGTGTCGAACATGGCTACGGCTTCTGTTGGAGACATATCGGTAAATGATGAGGTGACCGTGACGGCTACCCAGTCTCCTGCCCTTGCGATCAGCAAATCAGTGGCTGAGAGTTCGTTTGCCGCTCCGGGTGATGAACTCAATTATACCATCACGGTATCCAATACGGGTAACACAACTCTGGAAAACATCGCCGTGGCCGATCCTTTGACAGGACTGAACACAAGCATCACCGTTCTTGCTCCGGGTGCTTCACAGGATATCAATACAAGCTATGCAGTAGATCAGGATGATATCGATGCGGGTTCCGTATCGAACACAGCCACTGCTTCAGTAAATGATATCTCTGTTTCGGATGAGGTAACCGTAACGGCTACCCAATCTCCTGCTCTTTCAATTTCGAAGGCAGTGACCGAAACAACCTTTGCCGCTCCTGGTGATGAACTGAATTATACCATTACGGTATCAAACACCGGTAACACCACTCTGGAGAACATCTCCGTGGCAGATCCATTGACAGGGCTGAACACAACAATAGCTGTCCTTGCCCCGGGTGCTTCACAGGACATCAACACGGTCTATGCAGTCGATCAGGATGATATAGACGCAGGTTCCGTGTCCAATACAGCTACGGCTTCTGTTGCAGACATATCGGTAAATGATGAGGTAACGGTATCGGCTACCCAGTCCCCTGCCCTTTCCATCAGTAAGGCAGTAACTGAAACAACCTTTGCCGCTCCGGGTGATGAACTGAATTATACCATCACGGTATCCAATACTGGAAACACCACTCTGGAGAACATATCTGTTGTAGATCCTTTGACAGGGCTGAACACAAACATCACCGTTCTTGCTCCGGGGGCATCCCAGGATATCAACACTGTCTATGCAGTTGATCAGGATGATATCGATTCGGGTTCCGTTTCCAATACAGCTACGGCTTCTGTTGGTGACATATCGGTAAATGATGAGGTAACGGTAAACGCTACCCAGTCCCCTGCACTTGCAATTGCCAAGGCAGTGACCGAAACAACCTTTGCCGCTCCGGGTGATGAACTGAATTACACCATCACGGTATCCAACACGGGTAACACTACTTTGGAGAACATCTCCGTAGCCGATCCTTTGACAGGGCTGAACACCACCATTACTGTTCTTGCTCCGGGTGCTTCACAGGACATCAATACAACCTACGCAGTCGATCAGGACGATATCGATGCGGGTTCCGTGTCCAATACCGCCACTGCTTCAGTAGATGATATCTCTGTTTCGGATGAGGTAACGGTAAGCGCTACCCAGTCTCCTGCACTTTCCATTGCTAAGTCAGTAACTGAAACCACCTTTGCAGCTCCGGGTGATGAACTGAACTATACCATCACGGTATCCAATACAGGAAATACCACTCTGGAGAACATCTCCGTAGCAGATCCATTGACAGGGCTGAACACCACCATTACTGTTCTTGCTCCGGGTGCTTCACAGGACATCAATACAACCTACGCAGTCGATCAGGATGATATCGATGCGGGTTCCGTATCCAATACGGCCACTGCTTCTGTTGGTGACTTATCCGTAAATGATGAGGTGACGGTAACGGCTACCCAGTCTCCTGCTCTTTCAATTGCCAAGGCGGTAACTGAAACAACCTTTGCCGCTCCAGGTGACGAACTGAACTATACCATAACGGTATCCAATACCGGTAACACCACTTTGGAGAACATTTCCGTGGTTGATCCTTTGACAGGGCTGAACACTACCATCACCGTTCTTGCTCCGGGTGCATCCCAGGACATCAACACTGTCTATGCAGTAGATCAGGACGATATCGATGCGGGTTCCGTTTCCAATACGGCCACGGCTTCAGTCAATGATATCTCGGTAAATGATGAGGTAACCGTTACGGCTACCCAGTCACCTGCTCTTTCCATTGCCAAGGCGGTAACTGAAACAACCTTTGCCGCTCCGGGCGATGAACTCAACTATACCATCACTGTATCCAATACCGGCAACACAACTCTGGAAAATATCTCGGTTGTCGATCCTTTGACAGGACTGAACACGACAATCACCGTACTTGCTCCGGCTGCTTCACAGGACATCAATACTGTCTATGCAGTGGATCAGGATGATATCGATGCGGGTTCAGTTTCCAATACGGCCACTGCTGCAGTCAATGATCTCTCCGTTTCGGATGAGGTAACCGTTACGGGTACCCAGTCTCCTGCTCTTGCAATCAGCAAATCAGTGGCTGAGAGTTCATTTGCCGCTCCGGGCGATGAACTCAACTATACCATTACCGTATCCAATACCGGAAACACAACTCTGGAAAATATCTCGGTTGTTGATCCTTTGACAGGATTGAATACAAGCATCACCGTTCTTGCTCCGAGTGCATCCCAGGACATCAACACTGTCTATGCAGTGGATCAGGATGATATCGATGCGGGTTCGGTTTCCAATATTGCAACGGCCTCTGTGGGAGATATTTCGGTAAATGATGAGGTGACGGTAAACGCTACCCAGTCTCCTGCTCTTTCAATCAGCAAGGCAGTGACCGAATCAACCTTTGCCGCTCCGGGTGATGAACTGAACTATACCATCACGGTATCCAATACAGGAAACACTACTCTGGAGAATATCTCGGTTGCCGATCCTTTGACCGGACTGAACACTACCATCACAGTTCTTGCCCCGGGTGCTTCCCAGGACATCAACACTGTCTATACAGTCGATCAGGATGATATCGATGCGGGTTCCGTGTCCAACACGGCTACTGCCTCAGTCAATGACATCTCTGTTTCGGATGAGGTGACCGTAACGGCTACCCAATCTCCTGCTCTTTCAATTTCGAAGGCAGTGACCGAAACAACCTTTGCCGCTCCTGGTGATGAACTGAATTATACCATTACGGTATCAAACACCGGTAACACCACTCTGGAGAACATCTCCGTAGTAGATCCATTGACCGGACTGAACACCACCATCACCGTTCTTGCTCCGGGTGCTTCACAGGATATCAATACAACCTATACAGTAGATCAGGATGATATCGATGCAGGTTCAGTTTCCAATACGGCTACTGCTTCTGTCAATGATATATCGGTAAATGACGAGGTAACGGTAAACGCTACCCAGTCTCCTGCTCTTTCAATCAGCAAAGCAGTAACTGAAACAACCTTTGCCGCTCCGGGTGATGAACTGAATTATACCATTACGGTATCCAATACAGGAAACACTACTCTGGAGAATATCTCGGTTGTCGATCCTCTGACAGGATTGAACACGACAATCACGGTTCTCGCTCCGGGTGCTTCCCAGGATATCAATACAACCTATACAGTCGATCAGGATGATATCGATGCAGGTTCCGTGTCCAATACGGCTACGGCTTCGGTGAATGATATTTCGGTAAATGATGAGGTAACTGTAACAGCTACCCAGTCCCCTGCTCTTTCCATTGCTAAGGCAGTGACCGAAACAACCTTTGCCGCTCCTGGTGATGAACTGAACTATACCATCACGGTTTCCAATACAGGTAACACCACGCTGGAGAATATCTCTGTTGTCGATCCTTTGACAGGATTGAACACGACCATCACCGTTCTTGCCCCGGGTGCTTCCCAGGATATCAATACCACTTATGCTGTCGATCAGGACGATATCGATGCGGGTTCGGTTTCCAATACGGCTACGGCTTCAGTCAATGATATTTCGGTAAATGATGAGGTAACTGTAACAGCTACCCAGTCCCCTGCTCTTGCAATCAGCAAAGCAGTGACCGAAACAACCTTTGCCGCTCCGGGTGATGAACTGAACTATACCATCACGGTATCCAATACAGGAAACACCACGCTGGAGAATATTTCTGTTGTCGATCCTTTGACAGGATTGAACACCACCATCACCGTTCTTGCTCCGGGTGCTTCACAGGATATCAATACAACCTATACAGTAGATCAGGATGATATCGATGCAGGTTCAGTTTCCAATACGGCTACTGCTTCTGTCAATGATATATCGGTAAATGACGAGGTAACGGTAAACGCTACCCAGTCTCCTGCCCTTGCAATCAGCAAAGCAGTAACTGAAACAACTTTTGCCGCTCCGGGTGATGAACTGAATTATACCATTACGGTATCCAATACAGGAAACACTACTCTGGAGAATATCTCGGTTGTCGATCCTCTAACAGGATTGAACACGACAATCACGGTTCTCGCTCCGGGTGCTTCCCAGGATATCAATACAACCTATACAGTCGATCAGGATGATATCGATGCAGGTTCCGTGTCCAATACGGCTACGGCTTCGGTGAATGATATTTCGGTAAATGATGAGGTAACGGTAAACGCTACCCAGTCTCCTGCACTTTCAATTGCTAAGGCAGTGACCGAAACAACCTTTGCCGCTCCGGGTGATGAACTGAATTATACCATCACGGTATCCAATACAGGAAACACCACGCTGGAGAATATTTCAGTGGTTGATCCTTTGACAGGATTGAACACCACCATCAGCGTTCAAGCTCCGGGTGCTTCACAGGATATCAATACAAGCTGA